ttcatatttttctccCCACGGGACGGTGTGCCGAGATCGCGTGAACACCATCCGCGGCGGGTGCAAAGTTCGGGTCAGCGCACGCGACACGCGAGCGAGTCCTCCGATAGATCGGTTTCCGAGATCGCGAAGTCCGAAATCGAGAGTAGAATCCGATCGATCGGGCCGCGTTCAGTGATCGTCGATCCCGAATCCCTTCGGTTCTCTTCTGCCAAGGTTGCCACTGATCAAACAGCAAGATGGATCTCGGCGGAGTGGACGTCTGGGGCCAGATCGCCGTGGAAACGTCTCAGATGTTCGTTTCCGAGGGCGGTGTCATTAAGAGTCGCTTCGCGGGAACCGTAAGTGACGCAAGATACCCGAGAACAGTTAATAACGAGTCCATGAGGAGCCTGTGAAAGAGCGACGCTAGAAATCTCGCAGAGACACCCCGTACTTTCCCCGTTGTCCGCGGTTTACGGCGCTAATCTCTCCACTGATATTCAATCCCACTGTTTCAGACCATAGAGAAGCTGCCCGACAAGGTAATTCTGCACGTCTTCAGTTACCTATCGCATCGCGAAATATGCAGGGTCGCACGTGTCTGCAAAAGGTGGCGGCAGATCGCGTACGACACGCGCCTTTGGAAAAACGTGTCCCTGCGCCCGGAGATCAGCGGGTTGCACGTCAGCTCGTTGGACAATCTGCTGCACTTGATCAGGTTAGCCGCCGCTATCATCCGCGGGAAAAATGTCGAGAATTTTGGCAGATAACGCTGGTTCCCGAAATATGTCTCAGATTCTGTCCCGCTTGCCAAGATAGTTTGTAAACACCGGCGGCGAggtagaaatttcgaaaaatcagaaCCGGGCGTCGGGCATTTTTCCTGATCGGATCCACTCGGGCGGAAGGTAAAAAGTATTAAGGTGCGATGCTCTTGTTTTGTCTGGGACAGTACACGCTTCGGCGCGTCGCTGAGGTATATCGAGCTGCCGATCGAGCTGATCACGCACACCGTCCTCCACGAGTTAGCGAACAAGTGTCCGAACTTGACGCATATGCTGCTCGATTTCTCGACCGCCATGCAGCTGCACGATTTCTCGGAGATGCAGGCCTTCCCCACCAAGCTCAAGTACATGTGCATCTGCCTGTCGGAGGTGATCTTCATGGAAGGTTTCATGAGGAAGATCTACAACTTCATCAATGGTCTGGAGATCCTCCATCTTATAGGTTTGTATCCCCTTCGGCTTACGAGTAAAAAGTGCCTCAAGAAACATATATGATCTCGGACTGATCGCGTTCGTTTATACAGGTACCTACGAAAAggtggaggaggaagaggaagaaatcTACGAGGTCATAAACGTTCATAAGCTGAAATCAGCGACTCCGAACTTGAGGGTGATCAACCTCTACGGGATCAATTTCGTCGACGATTCCCACATCGACGCGTTCTCCTCGAACTGCATCCAGCTCGAATGTTTAGCTGTGAACTTCTGCTCGAAGGTTACCGGTTCGACGATGAAGACTCTGTTTCAGAGGAGCAGAAGATTGAAGTGTCTTCTGATGCAGGGCACAAGTATCTATCTAAAATCAGAACAATTAAAACTTTCTCCTAGCTATGCGCTACGTAGCTCGATGGATACCTGAGAAACTCTTGTCGCAGATCTTCAAAGCGAATACGTGATGCAAGTGGAGTGGGAGAAATCGAGTATCCTGGAGTTAGACATCACAGCGACTGACTTGTCCACGGACTGCCTGATCGATATGCTGTCCAGGATCCCGGGACTTCGTTTCCTGAGCGCTGGTCAGTTGAACGGATTCAACGACAGCGTACTGAAAGCCTGGGCAGAGATGGGCAATCCCCGAAATCTGATCGCTTTGGACCTAGGCAGCTCGGATAACCTGACCGATGACGCGCTGCACAAGTTTCTGTCGAGATACGGCCATCAACTTTGGGGACTCTCCCTGTCCGGCATGCCTCATATCACTGATCAGCTGTGGCAGAGCGTGCTACCAATATTAACCAACGCCAAGTGAGTTTCCGTGATCGATAAAGTTAGCTGCTACTACATTTTTGTTCAGGATACTCTGTGCTCGAGTCTTGTAGAGACGAATAACGATAGGTAACGACGATAAAACTCTTTACGAGAAGGGACtacgttaaattgaatttttgtccTTGGATggcttcatttatttttataattcatttgcCTAGGATTCTCGTGATGGGAACAAACGAGAGGCTGGGCGTGAATATCCACGTGGATCAATTGATGGACGGGATTGCCAACAACTGTCCGAACCTGGAGCGCCTGGAGCTGCGCTGGGATCCGGAGAACCTGCGGTTTTCCGACAAGAGTCAGAAGGCCATCGACATACTTCGCGTGAAGTGCATCAAGTTACGGTGCCTGGGTC
The window above is part of the Nomia melanderi isolate GNS246 chromosome 2, iyNomMela1, whole genome shotgun sequence genome. Proteins encoded here:
- the FipoQ gene encoding F-box/LRR-repeat protein FipoQ isoform X4 yields the protein MDLGGVDVWGQIAVETSQMFVSEGGVIKSRFAGTTIEKLPDKVILHVFSYLSHREICRVARVCKRWRQIAYDTRLWKNVSLRPEISGLHVSSLDNLLHLISTRFGASLRYIELPIELITHTVLHELANKCPNLTHMLLDFSTAMQLHDFSEMQAFPTKLKYMCICLSEVIFMEGFMRKIYNFINGLEILHLIGTYEKVEEEEEEIYEVINVHKLKSATPNLRVINLYGINFVDDSHIDAFSSNCIQLECLAVNFCSKVTGSTMKTLFQRSRRLKCLLMQGTNLQSEYVMQVEWEKSSILELDITATDLSTDCLIDMLSRIPGLRFLSAGQLNGFNDSVLKAWAEMGNPRNLIALDLGSSDNLTDDALHKFLSRYGHQLWGLSLSGMPHITDQLWQSVLPILTNAKILVMGTNERLGVNIHVDQLMDGIANNCPNLERLELRWDPENLRFSDKSQKAIDILRVKCIKLRCLGLSDGRYYEIVKANFERADRLTVVRTTTCCRVSNYYLLANYKDLIFN
- the FipoQ gene encoding F-box/LRR-repeat protein FipoQ isoform X2: MDLGGVDVWGQIAVETSQMFVSEGGVIKSRFAGTTIEKLPDKVILHVFSYLSHREICRVARVCKRWRQIAYDTRLWKNVSLRPEISGLHVSSLDNLLHLISTRFGASLRYIELPIELITHTVLHELANKCPNLTHMLLDFSTAMQLHDFSEMQAFPTKLKYMCICLSEVIFMEGFMRKIYNFINGLEILHLIGTYEKVEEEEEEIYEVINVHKLKSATPNLRVINLYGINFVDDSHIDAFSSNCIQLECLAVNFCSKVTGSTMKTLFQRSRRLKCLLMQGTNLQSEYVMQVEWEKSSILELDITATDLSTDCLIDMLSRIPGLRFLSAGQLNGFNDSVLKAWAEMGNPRNLIALDLGSSDNLTDDALHKFLSRYGHQLWGLSLSGMPHITDQLWQSVLPILTNAKILVMGTNERLGVNIHVDQLMDGIANNCPNLERLELRWDPENLRFSDKSQKAIDILRVKCIKLRCLGLSLMCSSDGRYYEIVKANFERADRLTVVRTTTCCRVSNYYLLANYKDLIFN
- the FipoQ gene encoding F-box/LRR-repeat protein FipoQ isoform X1; this translates as MDLRRMSNWNVLSVEAALQQLNTFEDGNTEIVRRPNTTIEKLPDKVILHVFSYLSHREICRVARVCKRWRQIAYDTRLWKNVSLRPEISGLHVSSLDNLLHLISTRFGASLRYIELPIELITHTVLHELANKCPNLTHMLLDFSTAMQLHDFSEMQAFPTKLKYMCICLSEVIFMEGFMRKIYNFINGLEILHLIGTYEKVEEEEEEIYEVINVHKLKSATPNLRVINLYGINFVDDSHIDAFSSNCIQLECLAVNFCSKVTGSTMKTLFQRSRRLKCLLMQGTNLQSEYVMQVEWEKSSILELDITATDLSTDCLIDMLSRIPGLRFLSAGQLNGFNDSVLKAWAEMGNPRNLIALDLGSSDNLTDDALHKFLSRYGHQLWGLSLSGMPHITDQLWQSVLPILTNAKILVMGTNERLGVNIHVDQLMDGIANNCPNLERLELRWDPENLRFSDKSQKAIDILRVKCIKLRCLGLSLMCSSDGRYYEIVKANFERADRLTVVRTTTCCRVSNYYLLANYKDLIFN
- the FipoQ gene encoding F-box/LRR-repeat protein FipoQ isoform X3, encoding MDLRRMSNWNVLSVEAALQQLNTFEDGNTEIVRRPNTTIEKLPDKVILHVFSYLSHREICRVARVCKRWRQIAYDTRLWKNVSLRPEISGLHVSSLDNLLHLISTRFGASLRYIELPIELITHTVLHELANKCPNLTHMLLDFSTAMQLHDFSEMQAFPTKLKYMCICLSEVIFMEGFMRKIYNFINGLEILHLIGTYEKVEEEEEEIYEVINVHKLKSATPNLRVINLYGINFVDDSHIDAFSSNCIQLECLAVNFCSKVTGSTMKTLFQRSRRLKCLLMQGTNLQSEYVMQVEWEKSSILELDITATDLSTDCLIDMLSRIPGLRFLSAGQLNGFNDSVLKAWAEMGNPRNLIALDLGSSDNLTDDALHKFLSRYGHQLWGLSLSGMPHITDQLWQSVLPILTNAKILVMGTNERLGVNIHVDQLMDGIANNCPNLERLELRWDPENLRFSDKSQKAIDILRVKCIKLRCLGLSDGRYYEIVKANFERADRLTVVRTTTCCRVSNYYLLANYKDLIFN
- the FipoQ gene encoding F-box/LRR-repeat protein FipoQ isoform X5, with the protein product MSIWGHLNVEHATSAISVGARHRVMSSVTIEKLPDKVILHVFSYLSHREICRVARVCKRWRQIAYDTRLWKNVSLRPEISGLHVSSLDNLLHLISTRFGASLRYIELPIELITHTVLHELANKCPNLTHMLLDFSTAMQLHDFSEMQAFPTKLKYMCICLSEVIFMEGFMRKIYNFINGLEILHLIGTYEKVEEEEEEIYEVINVHKLKSATPNLRVINLYGINFVDDSHIDAFSSNCIQLECLAVNFCSKVTGSTMKTLFQRSRRLKCLLMQGTNLQSEYVMQVEWEKSSILELDITATDLSTDCLIDMLSRIPGLRFLSAGQLNGFNDSVLKAWAEMGNPRNLIALDLGSSDNLTDDALHKFLSRYGHQLWGLSLSGMPHITDQLWQSVLPILTNAKILVMGTNERLGVNIHVDQLMDGIANNCPNLERLELRWDPENLRFSDKSQKAIDILRVKCIKLRCLGLSLMCSSDGRYYEIVKANFERADRLTVVRTTTCCRVSNYYLLANYKDLIFN